Proteins encoded together in one Mastacembelus armatus chromosome 15, fMasArm1.2, whole genome shotgun sequence window:
- the olig3 gene encoding oligodendrocyte transcription factor 3, with protein sequence MNSDSSPSSRASSPDMDGMFLRDHHSHHHHHHHVGSSVSSSTQSGEHQRQKMTGGEHLRSGDAKSSSVGSSSSNSNKYKLKKQITEEEMYQLRLKINGRERKRMHDLNLAMDGLREVMPYAHGPSVRKLSKIATLLLARNYILMLTSSLDEMKRLVGEIYGGQHSAFHCGTVAHAAGTGGHSGSPAAAAAAAAAAAHQVHPLLGSALSSSTSSTLSSTLPGLTSIRAPHSLMKGSPTAPPALQLGSGFQHWAGLPCPCTICQVPPPPHIPITSTGLTRLTADGKDGMK encoded by the coding sequence ATGAATTCAGACTCCAGCCCGAGCAGCAGAGCCTCTTCCCCGGACATGGACGGTATGTTTCTCCGAGACCACCATTcgcatcaccatcatcaccaccacgTCGGCTCCTCCGTGTCCTCCTCCACGCAGAGCGGCGAGCATCAGCGCCAGAAGATGACCGGCGGAGAGCACCTGCGGTCGGGAGACGCCAAGTCATCATCTGtaggaagcagcagcagcaacagcaacaagtACAAACTGAAGAAACAAATCACCGAGGAGGAAATGTACCAGCTCCGTCTCAAGATTAACGGCCGGGAGCGGAAGCGCATGCACGACCTCAACTTGGCCATGGACGGCCTGCGCGAGGTGATGCCCTATGCGCACGGGCCATCGGTGCGGAAGTTGTCCAAGATAGCCACGCTGCTTCTCGCCAGGAACTACATCCTGATGCTCACTAGCTCCTTGGACGAGATGAAGCGGCTGGTGGGGGAGATTTACGGTGGGCAACACTCAGCCTTCCACTGCGGCACCGTGGCGCACGCCGCCGGCACCGGTGGACACTCCGGGAGCCccgctgctgcagctgctgccgcTGCCGCTGCCGCGCACCAGGTGCACCCTCTTCTCGGGAGCGCCCTGTCTTCCTCCACATCCTCCACGCTGTCGAGCACGCTGCCAGGGCTCACTTCTATCCGAGCCCCACATTCCCTGATGAAGGGCTCCCCGACTGCGCCCCCGGCCCTGCAGCTGGGCTCCGGCTTCCAGCACTGGGCCGGACTGCCGTGTCCCTGCACCATCTGCCAGgtgcctcctcctccacacatCCCCATCACCTCCACGGGCCTCACGAGACTCACAGCGGACGGCAAGGACGGGATGAAATGA